From Aegilops tauschii subsp. strangulata cultivar AL8/78 chromosome 5, Aet v6.0, whole genome shotgun sequence:
GTTTCCGAGGAACCAGAACAGAACGTGATGCTTTCCAATGTACGAAGCCCGTAAAACCGAAAAGCCAGAGGTGATGAAGGGTTGGGCTGGCTAGCTTATCCTTGATTCTTTCTTTCGTCGGCTCTAGCAGGCTGCAAGCCCATGTCGCGCCATTAGCCCATTCGGCTGTTTATAGATTGGATTTGAGGCCTGGATATACTAGCTAGGGTTTCCTCCCGTCCTTGTTCTTGCTTCAAGCCCCCACCCGTCCccaacccttacttaacctgagagagagagagagagagagagagagagagagaaatccaaAGAAATTGCCATCCATGGCGTCCGGCTGCTGCGTCCTCGTCGATTCAGGGGCGTACATCGACGACACCAACGACAGCACCAACGACAGCACGGCCCGAGACTTTACTACTACAGGCAATCAGATGATGGTTTCCTTATGGCCTGCTCAGCCGCCGATCCCCTCCCGTCTGTCCGTGCACTGCAAGAGGATGCGTCTCGGCCATGTCTTCTTCCAGGAACCCAAGATCCTTTGCGCTGTggactgcttctttgtcctccgcATCGCCATGGGCCGCAGCCCCCCACCCATAAACATCACAAAGAAGATGAGCGACTACTTCATCTACCAGTCAGCTAGCTCCACAGGTCCGTCGCTCAAGCTCCTCCCGCACCCTCACCCTCACTTGTTCACAGACAATGAGGTTGGCGTCCTCCCCCGCGGCAACGAATTTACCATCGCCGTGCTGTCTCAAACCTCATATTACAATTTCGTGCTCTACCTCTTCAAATCCGAGGACTGGTATTGGACCTCCAAGAAGGTGCTGGTGGACTCGCCGCGGCTACCCTTCCCCATGCCGCTCCCCCCTGACGATGTCCTTGGCCACTTTCAGCATCATGGCAACTCGGTCATCACCATCGGGAGCAGGGGACTCGTTGGCTGGGTTGATCTCTGGCACGGAATACTGCTCTACGACGTGCTCCGTGACGACAACGACAAAGTACGCCTTGTGCCGCTGCCGGTAAGGCTGGGAAGCCATGGCGGCTATGCGCTTGTTTGCTGTCCAAAGCCTTACCGAAGCGTTGCTGTCCTGGGGGATTGCCTCAAGTTTGTCGAGTTGGAAGTCTCCGGCGATCGTCTTCCTGGTAAAGACCCTGAAACCAGGGGCCCCAATATCAGAATTGATGACTGGGCACTCACCACATATACCAACTGCAACATCACCGGCGATCCCGACGATTGGATAATCGACTTCACTGTCAAGGCATCTGCCATCCGAATTGACACAGCAATGCGGTCTGGATTGGTTCGCTGTGGAATGCTGCGTAAGAGTGAGGCTGCAGAGAGAAACTTGCAAAATCTCTGGACATGTCAGCCTGTTCTCAGCCTGAATGACCAAGGTACTGTTGTTTACCTCATCACCAGGGTCAAATTCCGGCACCCTAAGGCATGGCTTCTTGCTGTTGACATGGCCAACAAGCAAGTACGAGCAATGGCTAAGATTGAGGCTGAAAGGAGCACCGCCTTGTCGCTCAAGTATTTTCCTTGTAGGATCTCATCTCCAGCTACCTGCCTGAATGGGACAACTATGCCAGGTAATTATAATATAGCGTCAAATGCCATGTCCTGTGATTACTTGTATAAGCTGCAACCGCTAAGATATTTGTTTTTTGCCAAATCTGCAAGACTTGCAATTGTTAACTACTGAGCCCAATGTGACAATGAATTTCCTTAGAATGCTTACCGAGGAGAATTAACATTGTAGTGATATACTGATGTGAAATCAACTATGTAGTGTTTTTGTCGGTCATGTCCTAAGTTCTGCCTCGCTTGAAGATTGTTGTAGTGCCTCAAGTGCATCATTATTCCAAGAAACCAATCAAACACTTGAGTTTATTTACCTACTGAACTTCACTCTCAATTACAAGTGGAGTACATGACAATTGTCCAGTGTCATGTCAGAACTGGTCAGAAGCGGTACTGCAGTAGAGAACATATGGTTGGGGTCCACCTGAGAACAAACCATTGGAATGAGATGCCACAAGAAGGTCATTCCCATGA
This genomic window contains:
- the LOC109780425 gene encoding uncharacterized protein; this translates as MASGCCVLVDSGAYIDDTNDSTNDSTARDFTTTGNQMMVSLWPAQPPIPSRLSVHCKRMRLGHVFFQEPKILCAVDCFFVLRIAMGRSPPPINITKKMSDYFIYQSASSTGPSLKLLPHPHPHLFTDNEVGVLPRGNEFTIAVLSQTSYYNFVLYLFKSEDWYWTSKKVLVDSPRLPFPMPLPPDDVLGHFQHHGNSVITIGSRGLVGWVDLWHGILLYDVLRDDNDKVRLVPLPVRLGSHGGYALVCCPKPYRSVAVLGDCLKFVELEVSGDRLPGKDPETRGPNIRIDDWALTTYTNCNITGDPDDWIIDFTVKASAIRIDTAMRSGLVRCGMLRKSEAAERNLQNLWTCQPVLSLNDQGTVVYLITRVKFRHPKAWLLAVDMANKQVRAMAKIEAERSTALSLKYFPCRISSPATCLNGTTMPVTRGTLMLGEQTAGDGGK